The following are encoded together in the Lathyrus oleraceus cultivar Zhongwan6 chromosome 3, CAAS_Psat_ZW6_1.0, whole genome shotgun sequence genome:
- the LOC127128593 gene encoding pentatricopeptide repeat-containing protein At3g29230 has translation MRTMPVTSGVRVFTWFSLRRHLEDNITDLHKCTNLNFIKQIHAQLIKCHLHQDRYIAPKLIASYSLTNHISSAVNVFNQVPDPNVHLYNYLIRAHALTNNESNSLLAFAAFEKMQLSGVLADNFTYPFLLKGCNGGSWLNLVKMVHAHVEKLGFYGDIFVPNSLIDCYCRCGGVEMGVKLFEGMEERDVVSWNTMVGGLVKCGDFDGALKVFDEMPERDRVSWNTMLDAFVKAGEMEKAFELFGRMGERDVVSWSTMVCGYSKSGDMEMARMLFDRCPMKNLVLWTTIISGYAEKGRVREATKLYDEMEEAGLRPDDGFLISILSACAESGMLGLGKKIHDSVLRCRFRCNTKVLNSFIDMYVKCGCLDDAFGVFSGMKEKKDLVSWNSMIHGFGIHGHGDKAIELFSAMLHEGFEPDRYTFIGLLCACTHAGLVNEGRSYFYSMERVYRIVPQIEHYGCMIDLLSRGGHLREAFRFLRSMPVEPNAIILGTLLGACRMHNDIELARAVCEHLFKLVPSDPGNFSLLSNIYAQAGDWINVANVRLQMKMKGGEKPSGVSSIEVEEEVHEFTVLDQSHPKSGDIYNMIDRLVEDLRQVGYVPGIS, from the coding sequence ATGAGAACAATGCCAGTAACATCAGGAGTTCGAGTCTTCACATGGTTCTCTCTTCGTAGACACCTAGAAGACAACATCACCGACCTTCACAAATGCACAAACCTCAATTTCATCAAACAAATCCACGCACAGCTCATCAAATGTCATCTTCACCAAGACCGTTACATCGCTCCCAAACTCATTGCTTCTTATTCACTCACCAATCATATCTCTTCTGCTGTTAACGTCTTTAACCAAGTCCCTGACCCTAATGTTCATCTTTATAATTATCTTATCAGAGCACATGCTCTCACAAACAATGAATCAAACAGCTTGCTTGCGTTTGCTGCTTTTGAGAAGATGCAGTTGAGTGGTGTTTTGGCGGATAATTTTACTTACCCTTTTCTTTTGAAAGGTTGTAATGGTGGTTCTTGGTTGAATTTGGTGAAAATGGTTCATGCCCATGTTGAAAAATTGGGTTTTTATGGGGATATTTTTGTGCCGAATTCCTTGATTGATTGTTATTGTAGGTGTGGGGGTGTTGAGATGGGGGTGAAGTTGTTTGAGGGGATGGAGGAAAGGGATGTTGTGAGTTGGAATACTATGGTTGGTGGGTTGGTTAAATGTGGTGATTTTGATGGTGCTTTGAAGGTGTTTGATGAAATGCCGGAGAGAGATAGGGTTAGTTGGAATACGATGTTGGATGCATTTGTGAAAGCGGGTGAAATGGAGAAGGCTTTTGAATTGTTTGGGAGAATGGGTGAGAGGGATGTTGTTTCTTGGTCTACGATGGTTTGTGGTTATAGTAAAAGTGGTGATATGGAAATGGCGAGGATGTTGTTTGATAGGTGTCCTATGAAGAATTTGGTGTTGTGGACGACGATAATATCTGGGTATGCTGAGAAGGGGCGGGTGAGGGAGGCGACAAAGTTGTATGATGAAATGGAGGAGGCTGGATTGAGGCCCGATGATGGGTTTTTGATAAGTATTTTATCTGCGTGTGCCGAGTCTGGTATGCTTGGGTTGGGGAAGAAAATTCATGATTCGGTTCTGAGGTGTAGGTTTAGATGTAACACTAAGGTTTTGAATTCCTTCATTGATATGTATGTTAAGTGTGGTTGTTTGGATGACGCCTTTGGTGTCTTTAGTGGAATGAAGGAGAAGAAAGATTTGGTGTCTTGGAATTCCATGATACATGGGTTTGGCATACATGGACATGGTGACAAAGCAATTGAGCTTTTCTCTGCGATGCTACACGAAGGTTTTGAGCCCGATAGATATACATTCATTGGCCTTTTATGTGCTTGCACCCACGCAGGCCTTGTTAATGAAGGGCGTAGTTACTTTTATTCAATGGAGAGAGTATACAGGATTGTTCCCCAAATTGAGCATTACGGTTGCATGATTGACCTTCTCAGCCGAGGTGGACATCTAAGAGAAGCTTTTAGGTTTCTGCGCAGCATGCCTGTGGAACCGAATGCCATTATATTGGGTACTCTTTTAGGCGCTTGTCGGATGCATAATGATATTGAACTTGCAAGAGCTGTATGTGAACATTTGTTTAAATTGGTGCCATCAGATCCTGGGAATTTCTCGCTTCTGTCAAATATTTATGCTCAAGCCGGTGATTGGATTAATGTTGCCAACGTGAGGTTGCAGATGAAGATGAAAGGAGGTGAAAAGCCTTCCGGGGTTAGTTCCATTGAGGTAGAAGAAGAAGTACATGAATTTACTGTACTTGATCAGTCACACCCTAAATCAGGGGATATCTATAATATGATTGATAGATTGGTAGAGGACCTAAGGCAAGTTGGATATGTTCCTGGGATATCATAG